The genomic DNA CCTTTCATTTTTTCTGCATTCTTTTGATTTGCTTTCAACTCAGCTGCAAGGGGTGTATTTAAATCCCAGCCTTCTCCATGCAGTATAATAGAAGGGTCAATTTGATTAACAGCTTTACGTATTTCATTCATCGTTTCATAATCATGAATACCCATTAAATCAAAACGGAATCCGTCTAAATTGTATTCTTTTGCCCAGTATGCTACAGAATCGATCATAAATTTCCTCATCATTTTTCGTTCTGAAGCAGTATCATTTCCTACACCGGTTCCATTAGCAAATGTTCCGTCTTCATTGTAACGATAATAATAACCTGGAACTAACTTATGAAAATTAGATTCAGCAGCATTATACATATGGTTATAGACTACATCCATAACAACACGAAGATTATTATCATGCAGTGTTTGAATCATTTGCTTTAATTCAGTGATTCGAACAGTCGGCTCATATGGATTTGTAGAATAGGATCCCTCTGGAACGTTGAAGTTTTTCGGGTCATATCCCCAGTTATACTGTGGTTCATTTAAATTCTCTTCATTTACTGAAGCATAATCAAATATCGGTAAAAGCTGAACGTGTGTAACACCAAGATCTTTCATATGATCAAGTCCTGTTTTCACACCTTCAGGCCCTTTTGTTCCTTTTTCTGTTACTCCTAAATATTTCCCTTTCTGCTTAATGCCACTTTCAGGTTGGATGGAAAGATCGCGTACATGCAATTCATAAATAATAGCATCTTCCGGATTTTTAAATTTTGGCTTTTTGTTTGCTTTCCATTTTTTCGGATTTGTTTCTTCTAAATCAACAACAGCACCTTTATCTCCATTTACAGAAGCAGCACGTGCATACGGATCAACTGCTTCAGTCCACTTATCACCAATTTTCACCTTATATGTATAATAGAGACCTTTTTTGTTCCCTTTAAGTTCTGCTTTCCAAGTGCCCTTTTCACCTTGTTGCATGTTTATTTCAGTACCTATTTTATCGTTCCATTTTTTATATGTAACTAACTTCGCTTCACTCGCAGTAGGAGCCCATACACGGAACTTTGTATGTTGCGGAGTATATACATTACCTAAATCGTTACTTCCATAATAAAATAAATTATCAAACTCCTCACTACGAATGACTTTACCGATTTCAGTATTCGTATCAGCTAAGTTTTCAATTTTAACATTGTATGTCTGTTTTAAATCAACTTTCTGCTCTGTAATTATTTTAACCTTATTAGTAAAATTGCTACTGTTTATATCATAAGGACTAATATTTTTAATTTTAATGCCTTCAATTTCAATTTTCCGTTCCTTAATATTAAACGGGACATTAGTCGTTACAGTAATTTCATTGAAACTATCAATAGTTGCTTTTTGAATTGATAGATCCGAAGAAGGCTTAGAGTTATATACTTTTTCATCACCAGAAAGAATCCATACTTCAGCACGACCGTCCTTTATATTTTCAATCCAACGATCGCCACCATCTTTTTCCCACTCATTCGTACGAATGATAAATCCTACACGATTATAGTCACCATCTATATTAATCTTAGCGTACTTTCCAAATTCATCTTCACCAGTAAATTCATATGATTTACCATTTGCATTTTCTCCCCATAACCAAAGGTTCCAGTCTTTTGTATTTCCAGACTGCTCTTTGTAATGAACGATCACTTCAGTTATTTTCGAATTTGAAACTGCCTTTACACTTTGAAACGAGAAAACAGATGATAACATAACGATTATAGTAAGTAATAAAACTGATTTGTTTATTAATCTTTTTATCATTTGCACCACATACACCCCTTCTTTAAATAATACGAACAATTTATTATGCTTGTACTAAATTACACTGCTTAAATTAATCTAGAAATCTTTATTATTTCACCCCCATGTTGGCTATCTTCACATATGTATTTCAATGATCTTTTAATACGAAAACGTTTGCATTAGTGTTTAAAAAAATAGATATGTTTTTGTCTTCATATATTTGTAAATACTAAAAGATCAGGGAAATCATTTTAAAGCAATCGTTTGTTATCGCTTTCATTCTATAGCACTTTCTATGAAGAGGTCAATATATTATTAATTTTCTGTTTTTATATACTGTAAACCTTAAAAATTTGTTTCAACTACTTAAAGATAGAATGCCTAATTATTACTTACTAAGTTTATTTTTACTAATACATTGCTACATAAAAAAACAGCTAATATCTCTATAATGACATTAGCTGTTTTTCATAATGTAATAATATATGAATGAAAACTATATTTCTAACTTACTTAATTTTTGCTGCATCAAATGCTTTTTGAACTGCTTGAACTTCAGCTGTATTCGCACCATATTTATTAGTTGCCACTCGAATACATGCTGATCTCAATTCTTTGAAATTAGAAGTCATGTTTAACTCATCTGTATTTGCATAATAGAAAATATCAAACATTTTATCTTCACCAATTCCTTTGACAGTTACTCCGTTATGAGTTCCGCCTTTTGCAATGAGATACGCAACTTTATTAATAATGCTCGAATTAAAATGAACGCCACCTTGATCCCATCCATTAAAATCATTAAATTCACTGTAATCATCTGGATAAGGTACTCCAAGTGAAGATGGAACAGAAGCCGGGTTTTCCATATCACGGAAGACAGATCCAGTTTGTTCTCCCATCGTCCAGTTAAAGCTTCCATTATTTACGTATTTCTCAATAGATGTTCCCATAATATCAGATAGCGCCTCATTAATTGCACCAGATTCACCGTAATATTCAAGATTAGATTCACTAGAAGTAACAGCATGTGTAAATTCATGGCCAGCTACGTCATACGCTTTGACGATAGGATCTCCATATACAAGCATACTTCCATTATTAGCACTTAACGCATTCTGCCAATTTTTCGGATCATTCGTATCTTCAGAATCCCAAGCGTGTACAACTGAAACTACCTTCTGTCCCTTATTATCAAAGCTGTTACGCTTGTATTTATCTTTATAAAAATCAAATACTTTTGTCGCTAAGTAATGAGCACTTACTGCTTTGGGATCGTTAAATGCTGTCGAAGTACTAGTTGCTAATGTACCAGGATAATAGCTTTCTTCTTTAGTAATATCTCTGTAATTCACATCATATGTTTCAATTCCTTGCCCTCTTGTATAATCAGCAAGAGCATACTTGCCATTACTTTGTTTTGAGATACCAAATGTACGTGATATACCTAAATCATCTTTCCCTGTTCCGGTTAATGATGTAAGACTGCTTTTTTTACTTTTCTTTAAAGCTCCAACTAATTTTTCACTTGCTTTCAAGTTAGATTCTTGCACCATATTTTTTAACATATCACCATTTTGTGCATTTACTAAATAAGTTCCGGAAACATAGTTGGGTGTTGCAGCTTCAAATGTAACCTGGTATGCATTGCTAGCTTGTCCATTATTTTCATCAACAAAAATAACTTCCTTAACTTCTGGCCCAGAAATAAAATTGATATCGTTCCCGTACTTCGTATAAATATATTGTTTCGCTTCATCTTTTGATAGATTGATAGTTTTTTTCAATTCGTCTTGTTTTAAATTTTGCGCGCTATCGCCTGAAACACTTTTAATAACACCGTTATTATCTACGTGTGCAGTTAATTGATGACCATATACTTCTTTTCCTTCGTAAGTTTGCTGTATACGTACAAGTGTAGTCCCATCATATGAACCACGTTTTTGAATAACTTTATAATCTACTCCTGTTTCTCCATTGACTTGCTTTGGTGATAGAACTTGTTCTGTTTTCTCCTTAAGAGCATCTTTTACTACATTCTCTGGTGCCTTTTGTGACGGTTGTGTAAGTTCACCCGAACGGAACGATTCCTCCTGAATTTGAACTTGTAGTTGATCTGTTTCCTCTGCATGCCCTACTCCATATGGTGCTACAGCTGTTAAAGCTAAACCTGTTGTTAATGCTACCTTAGTTAACGTCTTTTTGTTTTTCATTTTTTTCACCTCGTATAATTTTGAAATAGAAAGCTTGTACAAAGTATACTGCCTGTTTCTGTCGAAAAAAAGGGAAAATACACAATTTATGTAACATTATGCAAAATTACATATATGTGGTCGATGATATAAATAAAGAACGACACATATATGTATATTAATTTCAATAAAAAAGAGCTCTTTTAGGCGCTCATCCAATTGGTTAGTTGTTAATTATCTATATTCATTCTAATCAAAGTACCCTTACATCTAAATAACAACATAAAAACCCACTCTTTACTATTTTAAGAGTAGGTTTAATGCTATTAAAATAACAATTATTATAGGACATCTTATAATTTATATTACTTATTTAAACTTATATTTCGGACATGAAGTTGATTTAGGATAAAGATGGATCAAATGAATACTAATGACCTTGATAAATAAGAAAAAGAAAGTGCGTGTTTTGTTTTATGATGTATATAGTATATAAATACTTTAGTGAGACAGCGCATCTACAATTTAGATTTTTTAATATAATGCTGTTATGTATGTCTATAGCTGCATGGATTGTAATATTATGAGATAGCTGAAGTCTCATATGAGTTTCAGACTTTTTTATTTTGTCAAAAACATCTTTAATTTGTCTCCCATTTAAATATAGTAAAGGACACATCTATTGCATGTTATTAGCTCAAGGTATGTTCTTTTAAAGCATATTATAAATATGCATAGTAAGAAATAAAACCAAAATTATTTAAATAAAACATCCCCCGGATTTGTTTAATGATCCAGGGGATGTTTTATCGTTGATTCTTTATATTTCCATACCAATCACAAACTTTTTTAGGATAATGGTATGTCCAAGTTTAATAGTTTTTTGCACGAAAGCTATCTATTTTATATTTATTTAATTATCCTACTAAGTTTTTTGTAAAATTCACCTTTTCTTTTTACATGATTAAATTGATTTGGATTAATATTAGCTTTTTGTGAGAGTGCTACAATCTCTTCTTTTGTAATTGAATCTTTAGTATTTATAGATGCTATATTTGTATATTTTCCATCTTCAGTTTTTGGAATTTCTAAAATCCCTTTATTTACAAGATCCACTACAGCCTTATGCTCTGAAGAATGTGTATTCACGCCAGTAATTTTCCAATTATGCATAACTTTTGGTGTGTATACACCATTCTTTACCTCTTTTAAATATGTAATAGCAAGGTTACGGATGGTTCCACCTGTTTCTCCAAATGCATTCTCTTGTTTAGATGACCAAATTTGTTCAAACTTACGCCCCTCTAAAGCTCCACCTTTTGCCTGAAGAGCCTCCATTCTATATGCATTCATTCCCAGTGTCATAACATCGCTCATTTTGATTGGTTTATTTGTACGAATAGATCGTAGATTTGTAATTCTACTTCCATATGGTTTTGTTAAGTCAATTTCGTATTTTACGCCACCAAAGAAATCATTCGTACTGTATTTAGACGCACGGCGGGTTTTATCAAAGCTAACGGTTACATCTCCTGCACGAGATGAGTTAAAATATCCTGCCGCCCATTCCATGTAGTCTTTTAAATCTTTCCCAGTTACCTTATATACTGTAATTTCTCCCAATGCATATTGATAATTATATGCAATATCTTTCTTCTTAATAGGACCTACATCCAAACGGGCATAGTCGTTATCAATTTGATGGGCTACTACATCTGCCTTGCTGTAATAGAGCATGACTTCATGAAAGAAATCTGATAAAGGTGTCTCTTGAATCTGCACACTTGGAATACCCTTTATTTCATTTTCAGGAACAAGGTTTCTACCCTTTAATTGAGCGACTACAACATTTGCATCTCCCCTCGCATACTCGTGAAAAGGTGTCAGTGTGTCTTCAAGTGTAGGATCAGATACTACTGTTGTTCCATCAGTATTTTTTACAGGTATAGCTGTAGCAGTTTTATCTTTTAAAACCAGCTTTCCATCTTGTTTTGTAAAAGTAAGGTCAATACGCGAGATATGTGTTCCATATTTATCTGGTTCTGTAATAATAACGCCATTTAAAACTTCTTTTTTAACAAGTTTATGCATATGAGCTGCAAAAATAGCACTTAGTTCCGGACAAGCATTCGCAATATCTTGAACACCAGTACCAGGGATCCCATTCTCATTTTCTAATCCCATATGCATAACGCCTACCATTACATCTACTTTACCTTCTAATTCTTTAATGGCCTTCTTTGTCTCTTCTACTGGATTTTTCACTACCAAACCATCCAAATGATCTGTCCCTTTTTCAAAATCACTAATCATTGGTGTATTCATACCAATAATCCCGACTTTAATTCCACCTTTTTCAACAATTGTATATGCAGGAAGAAAACGCTCTCCATTTTCCTTGTAAATATTTCCTGCTAACGTCTTTCCCTTATATTGCTCACTAACTTTTTTCAATGTATCTAATCCAAAGTTGAATTCATGATTTCCAAATGCCCAGGCGTCATATCCCATTGTATTCATCGCTACCATCATTGGCGATTGTGGCTTATCATTGAATAATTCTACTGAGTTTCCTTGAATTGTATCCCCGGCATCTACTAATATGGTATTTGGATTTTCTTGACGTACCTTCTTTATAACCGTATAAAGCTGTGTCAAACTTCCACTCATATTTGCTCCATCAAGTGCATAATCCCAAGGCATAAATCTACCATGAATATCTGCCGTACCTAACAATGTAATATTAACATCAGATTCCTCAGCCTTAGAAATAGCTGGTTTGGCTGTTACTGCTGTTACAAGAAGCATAAGAATAATAAAATAGCATACATAATTCTTCCATTTCATTTTTTGCATAATAACAATATTTCTCCCCTTTTTGTACTGCTATAAAGTTGCTTGAACTTTAAAAATGTAACTTATTATTCGGAAAAATTCAACTGCAAAAGATAATTTTGGAGGTGATTCTGCTGTGAAAATATAGAGAATAAAATGCATATCCCTCCCTAGCAGAATAGTATTTACTTCTTCCTCTAACGTGTGAAGAGCGCTAAACCAACGGTAGATGTATATGTACTATCAAAATTATGGACATATAACTCATTTCCGGAAATCATTATAACTTAAAGATATAGTGTGTAATGCTGATTACATTTTCGGATTTCATTGCTAATTTATTTCCTTCTAAATGAAAATGCTGAGATCACTTCCAAAAATAATAACCCCGTTCTTCATTTAAGACGGGGTTTCACTTATACAGCAATTCGGATTCAGTTTTTTTTGAATGTTCGTTTCCTATTCAAGAGTAAGATCTGCTAGTTTCGTATTTTCTTCTGCTTATTGGTTGCTTTCAACTAAATTCATCATAATTTTAATCAAGACTTGTATTTTATCACTCGAACCCTTGATGCTATCCTAAATCGCTCAATAAATAGATAATAATTTTTACTTTTCAACTTCACAAAGCAATTTTACCTCTTTGATTTGTTCTATATGACGCTGTTCATGCAAATAGATTAATTCTATCCACTGATCAAGAAGTAATTCTCCAAGAGCTGGATGCATCACTGATTTTTTTGCCAATTTAGATTCATCTTCTATTGTACTCAGAAAACGCATCAATTCTTTTCTAGAGTCGTTTAACAAATCAACCATTTGCAGCAATTCAAATGGTTCTATACTTGGTTCAATCATTTCTGGTGCTATAAATTTTATCGATCTATCTAATACAATAGTATGAATTTCTTTACGCTCATTTTGGAAACTATCCATCTTTTTTAATCCTGACAAAATAACCGTTATAACTCTCTCATCTAATAAAACTAAGTGATGACAAACTTGTGCTATACTCCATTTATCCTTATCTGGTTTTCTATTAAATTGAGTATCACTTAACAAAGTAATTTCCTCAAATAATTGATTTCTCGTTTCATAAAACTTGTCCTTTACAAATGTATTCATGTGAATTCTCCTTTCATTAGAACCTATATACTTAGATTCCTGCGTTAGAAATATTCTCTATAGAAGAAAGATTTTCCTTCACTACTATTTCAATCAAATCTTTTCTTGCTTTAATAGTTTCTCTAATTCACGACTAAATATATGAGTTTTCTCAACATCCTTGAAGATTTCCTTGAGGTTATCATGTGCTACAGCTACACCATAATACTTTCCACGGAATCCTTTCAATACAACTACATAAAACGTTCCTAATTATCAATCTAGCATTAAATAAATGTAAAAAATGCCCCTATTCATTCATTTTTCATGCGTATGTATGTACATTTGTTAATTTATTCGATATATTATGTGTATTGAATGATTACGAAAAGCTTATTGGTCGCTAAAAAACACCTTATATTTTTATATCCGAGAAAACTACAAAATGTATAAAATTCCATTTGTCAAATGAATTTAATGCGGAAGGAGGTTTGTGGTTACTTCATCGGGATATAATAATCAGTTTTGAATTGATCAAAATATAGGAGGCGACATAATGTTTCGTACGATTTCAAATTTCATGAGAGTAGCTGAGATAAGAAACAAAATTCTTTTTACATTAGCGATGCTAATTGTTTTTCGAATTGGCACGTTTATTCCAGTTCCTCATACTAACGCAGAGGTATTAAAAGTACAAGATCAAGCTAACGTTTTAGGTATGCTAAACGTATTTGGCGGAGGAGCACTGCAACACTTCTCAATCTTTGCTGTAGGTATTACACCATATATTACAGCTTCTATCATAGTACAATTACTACAAATGGACGTTATACCTAAATTTTCGGAATGGGCAAAGCAAGGAGAAATGGGCCGTAAGAAATCAGCTCAATTCACTCGATACTTTACAATCATTCTCGCATTCATACAGGCCATTGGGATGTCTTATGGCTTTAATAATATAGCAGGTGGACAATTAATAACAGATCAAAGCTGGACTACATACTTATTTATTGCGACAGTTTTAACTGCAGGTACTGCTTTTTTACTTTGGTTAGGTGAACAAATTACTGCTAATGGTGTAGGTAATGGTATTTCGATGATT from Bacillus basilensis includes the following:
- a CDS encoding M4 family metallopeptidase, coding for MKNKKTLTKVALTTGLALTAVAPYGVGHAEETDQLQVQIQEESFRSGELTQPSQKAPENVVKDALKEKTEQVLSPKQVNGETGVDYKVIQKRGSYDGTTLVRIQQTYEGKEVYGHQLTAHVDNNGVIKSVSGDSAQNLKQDELKKTINLSKDEAKQYIYTKYGNDINFISGPEVKEVIFVDENNGQASNAYQVTFEAATPNYVSGTYLVNAQNGDMLKNMVQESNLKASEKLVGALKKSKKSSLTSLTGTGKDDLGISRTFGISKQSNGKYALADYTRGQGIETYDVNYRDITKEESYYPGTLATSTSTAFNDPKAVSAHYLATKVFDFYKDKYKRNSFDNKGQKVVSVVHAWDSEDTNDPKNWQNALSANNGSMLVYGDPIVKAYDVAGHEFTHAVTSSESNLEYYGESGAINEALSDIMGTSIEKYVNNGSFNWTMGEQTGSVFRDMENPASVPSSLGVPYPDDYSEFNDFNGWDQGGVHFNSSIINKVAYLIAKGGTHNGVTVKGIGEDKMFDIFYYANTDELNMTSNFKELRSACIRVATNKYGANTAEVQAVQKAFDAAKIK
- a CDS encoding DinB family protein — encoded protein: MNTFVKDKFYETRNQLFEEITLLSDTQFNRKPDKDKWSIAQVCHHLVLLDERVITVILSGLKKMDSFQNERKEIHTIVLDRSIKFIAPEMIEPSIEPFELLQMVDLLNDSRKELMRFLSTIEDESKLAKKSVMHPALGELLLDQWIELIYLHEQRHIEQIKEVKLLCEVEK
- a CDS encoding bifunctional UDP-sugar hydrolase/5'-nucleotidase; this encodes MQKMKWKNYVCYFIILMLLVTAVTAKPAISKAEESDVNITLLGTADIHGRFMPWDYALDGANMSGSLTQLYTVIKKVRQENPNTILVDAGDTIQGNSVELFNDKPQSPMMVAMNTMGYDAWAFGNHEFNFGLDTLKKVSEQYKGKTLAGNIYKENGERFLPAYTIVEKGGIKVGIIGMNTPMISDFEKGTDHLDGLVVKNPVEETKKAIKELEGKVDVMVGVMHMGLENENGIPGTGVQDIANACPELSAIFAAHMHKLVKKEVLNGVIITEPDKYGTHISRIDLTFTKQDGKLVLKDKTATAIPVKNTDGTTVVSDPTLEDTLTPFHEYARGDANVVVAQLKGRNLVPENEIKGIPSVQIQETPLSDFFHEVMLYYSKADVVAHQIDNDYARLDVGPIKKKDIAYNYQYALGEITVYKVTGKDLKDYMEWAAGYFNSSRAGDVTVSFDKTRRASKYSTNDFFGGVKYEIDLTKPYGSRITNLRSIRTNKPIKMSDVMTLGMNAYRMEALQAKGGALEGRKFEQIWSSKQENAFGETGGTIRNLAITYLKEVKNGVYTPKVMHNWKITGVNTHSSEHKAVVDLVNKGILEIPKTEDGKYTNIASINTKDSITKEEIVALSQKANINPNQFNHVKRKGEFYKKLSRIIK
- the pulA gene encoding type I pullulanase, which gives rise to MQMIKRLINKSVLLLTIIVMLSSVFSFQSVKAVSNSKITEVIVHYKEQSGNTKDWNLWLWGENANGKSYEFTGEDEFGKYAKINIDGDYNRVGFIIRTNEWEKDGGDRWIENIKDGRAEVWILSGDEKVYNSKPSSDLSIQKATIDSFNEITVTTNVPFNIKERKIEIEGIKIKNISPYDINSSNFTNKVKIITEQKVDLKQTYNVKIENLADTNTEIGKVIRSEEFDNLFYYGSNDLGNVYTPQHTKFRVWAPTASEAKLVTYKKWNDKIGTEINMQQGEKGTWKAELKGNKKGLYYTYKVKIGDKWTEAVDPYARAASVNGDKGAVVDLEETNPKKWKANKKPKFKNPEDAIIYELHVRDLSIQPESGIKQKGKYLGVTEKGTKGPEGVKTGLDHMKDLGVTHVQLLPIFDYASVNEENLNEPQYNWGYDPKNFNVPEGSYSTNPYEPTVRITELKQMIQTLHDNNLRVVMDVVYNHMYNAAESNFHKLVPGYYYRYNEDGTFANGTGVGNDTASERKMMRKFMIDSVAYWAKEYNLDGFRFDLMGIHDYETMNEIRKAVNQIDPSIILHGEGWDLNTPLAAELKANQKNAEKMKGIAHFNDNIRDGLKGSVFEEKENGFVSGRENIEDRIKKGITAGIDYDTNSSTYQDPEQVLTYVEAHDNHTLWDKLELTNPGDSEEVRKQMHKLSSSILLTSQGIPFLHAGQEFMRTKYGDHNSYKSPDSINQMDWLRRAAFNNEVDYMKGLIELRKKYSAFRMTSAEQIKTHVSFIDAPKNTVAYTIEGNKHEYFTVAHNANREAVEITLPSKGPWKVLVDDKQAGSKPLYVVHDNKIKVPALSSIVLKSEKPIK